A genomic stretch from Telmatocola sphagniphila includes:
- the dxs gene encoding 1-deoxy-D-xylulose-5-phosphate synthase, producing MGLLLSQIESPADLKRLSDEQLNQLTQEIRDELVRIMSIRPAHFASNLGVVELCLALHLTFDFSRDRLIWDTGHQIYPQKLITGRYRQFSSIRTKGGLMGYPNPNESIYDLFMTGHAGSSVSTVSGLKAADDLMGQSERKAVAVIGDGAFVSGVVYEAINNISGMDQNVLVILNDNKMSICPRTGGLARYLDKTRMTEFYQGSKKTISKVLHTIPYIGEKAQHALEHLRDGMKGAILREGMLFEEMGFRYFGPVDGHDLNNLRTILADLKNQKGPLLLHVFTNKGEGVPEASADPVKFHTPPVITKLGPERTVLELKAGGARAYTDSMSDAIHQAMVADEKVAILTAAMCQGNKLEKVRESFPTRFFDVGICESHAVAFAGGMAKAGMKPIVDIYSTFLQRAFDQIFQEVALQNLPVVFTMDRAGLTGPDGPTHHGVFDIPYMRLFPNMICMAPGDETEVEPMLQFALQQKSPTSIRYPKTNLEKVERPKAPIRLGKAETVLEGVDGTFVAFGAIMPSCYQAVLKLRAEGMQIGLINARFVKPLDSETILGALKHTKFILTVEEGTLEGGFGSAVLEAANRANLDSRKIIRVGLPDRFIDHAERHELLAELGLDVEGLCKSMRKANEQFTESHTELTESLR from the coding sequence ATGGGCTTGTTACTGTCTCAAATTGAATCTCCCGCGGACCTCAAGCGACTGTCGGACGAACAACTCAATCAGTTGACGCAGGAAATTCGAGACGAGCTCGTGAGAATCATGAGCATTCGCCCCGCTCACTTCGCCAGCAATCTGGGCGTGGTCGAACTCTGTCTGGCTTTGCATCTCACTTTCGATTTTTCCCGGGACCGCTTGATTTGGGACACAGGCCATCAGATTTACCCGCAGAAACTGATTACCGGCCGCTATCGACAATTTAGTTCGATACGCACAAAAGGCGGTCTGATGGGATATCCCAATCCCAATGAGAGCATTTACGATCTATTCATGACCGGGCACGCCGGTAGCAGCGTCTCCACCGTTTCGGGGTTGAAAGCGGCCGATGATTTAATGGGTCAGAGCGAACGTAAAGCTGTGGCCGTGATCGGTGATGGCGCTTTCGTTTCCGGCGTGGTTTATGAGGCTATTAACAACATTTCCGGCATGGATCAGAATGTCCTGGTGATTCTCAACGACAACAAGATGTCGATATGTCCTCGTACCGGCGGTCTGGCCCGATATCTCGATAAAACCCGGATGACCGAATTCTACCAGGGATCCAAGAAGACCATTAGCAAAGTTCTGCACACCATTCCTTACATAGGCGAAAAAGCTCAGCATGCCCTGGAACATCTCCGCGATGGCATGAAAGGAGCAATTCTACGCGAGGGAATGCTGTTTGAAGAGATGGGTTTCCGCTATTTCGGCCCCGTCGATGGACACGACCTCAACAATCTACGAACGATCCTCGCGGATTTGAAAAATCAGAAGGGCCCGTTGCTGCTGCATGTGTTCACCAATAAAGGCGAGGGGGTTCCGGAAGCCAGTGCCGACCCCGTCAAGTTCCACACTCCCCCGGTGATCACGAAGCTCGGTCCAGAACGTACGGTCCTCGAGCTGAAAGCCGGGGGCGCGCGAGCTTACACCGATTCGATGAGTGATGCCATCCATCAGGCCATGGTTGCGGATGAAAAGGTGGCCATCCTCACGGCTGCAATGTGCCAGGGAAACAAACTGGAGAAGGTCCGCGAGAGTTTCCCCACCCGATTCTTCGATGTCGGAATCTGCGAATCGCATGCCGTCGCTTTCGCAGGCGGCATGGCCAAAGCAGGAATGAAGCCAATCGTGGATATCTACTCCACCTTCCTTCAGAGAGCTTTCGATCAGATCTTCCAGGAAGTGGCTCTTCAGAATCTCCCCGTTGTCTTCACCATGGATCGTGCGGGGCTTACCGGCCCAGACGGACCGACGCATCACGGCGTATTCGATATCCCTTACATGCGATTATTCCCGAATATGATCTGCATGGCCCCTGGGGATGAAACGGAAGTCGAGCCTATGCTGCAGTTTGCACTGCAGCAGAAGAGTCCCACTTCCATTCGATACCCCAAAACGAATCTGGAAAAGGTTGAGAGGCCCAAAGCTCCAATTCGACTGGGTAAAGCCGAGACCGTGCTGGAAGGCGTGGACGGGACTTTTGTGGCGTTTGGTGCCATCATGCCCTCCTGCTATCAGGCGGTTCTGAAACTGCGGGCCGAAGGAATGCAGATTGGTCTGATTAACGCCCGATTCGTGAAGCCGCTCGATTCGGAAACGATCCTGGGCGCTCTGAAGCACACGAAGTTCATACTCACAGTGGAAGAAGGCACTCTCGAGGGAGGTTTCGGGAGTGCTGTTTTGGAAGCCGCTAATCGAGCCAACTTGGATTCGCGAAAGATTATTCGGGTCGGCCTGCCAGATCGTTTCATCGATCATGCAGAGCGCCACGAACTCCTCGCGGAACTGGGCTTGGATGTCGAAGGGCTTTGTAAGTCGATGCGAAAGGCCAACGAGCAATTCACTGAATCCCACACCGAACTCACGGAATCGCTACGCTGA
- a CDS encoding STAS domain-containing protein: protein MSTTGNSAERYASSEDTFQIKRYGDIAIIIPSSSIESLPSNLIEPAAQMVLAPLKENPPTHLIVDLSNVSYFGSEFITFLLRCHLLVKKRDSELVLAGLGDRIRELLHQTALDTLWAIYDDRATAIAALSGD, encoded by the coding sequence ATGAGTACGACCGGCAATTCTGCAGAGCGGTATGCCAGCTCGGAAGACACGTTTCAGATCAAACGCTATGGTGATATTGCAATTATTATCCCTTCGTCCTCGATAGAAAGTTTACCCAGTAATCTGATCGAGCCCGCCGCGCAAATGGTTCTGGCTCCCCTTAAAGAAAATCCGCCCACTCATTTGATCGTCGATCTTTCCAATGTCAGCTACTTTGGCTCCGAATTTATCACCTTCCTGCTTCGCTGCCATCTTCTGGTCAAGAAACGGGATAGTGAGTTGGTGCTGGCGGGATTGGGAGATCGGATTCGCGAATTGCTCCATCAAACTGCGCTGGATACGCTCTGGGCCATCTACGATGATCGGGCGACTGCGATTGCAGCGCTAAGCGGGGATTGA
- a CDS encoding LOG family protein — MDSEKSENPEIPLEIPPYGGNPKRRRDTSNYSVEDFAREIKETADKLVSDGANRGDIKLISSALKELRYCFKVFNNYKGRPKVTIFGSARTKPQEKLYKVAVDFGREIVKAGYMVITGAASGIMEAGHEGAEREMSIGVNIQLPFEQFANPIILGDQKLMTMKYFFTRKLMFVKETDAVVLFPGGFGTHDEGFEVLTLIQTGKSHMFPVVCLDEPGGTYWKLWDNFIREELLAKKMISPADLSLYSVTDDVNEAVREIQTFYRVYHSMRYVRGELVLRLKQSISPSTLEDIRAEYADICPSGNFELTKALPAEANEPALADLPRLKFKFDRRAHGRLRQLINHINRA, encoded by the coding sequence ATGGACTCTGAAAAGTCCGAAAATCCCGAAATACCTCTGGAAATTCCGCCCTACGGCGGAAACCCGAAACGACGTCGGGATACTTCAAATTACTCGGTGGAAGATTTCGCCCGGGAAATCAAAGAAACGGCGGATAAACTCGTCAGCGATGGGGCTAACCGCGGAGACATCAAACTTATTTCGAGTGCACTGAAAGAACTTCGTTATTGCTTCAAGGTATTCAACAATTACAAGGGTCGACCCAAGGTCACGATTTTCGGTTCCGCTCGAACTAAACCGCAGGAGAAACTTTATAAAGTTGCGGTCGATTTCGGCCGCGAGATTGTCAAAGCGGGCTACATGGTAATCACCGGAGCCGCCAGTGGCATTATGGAAGCCGGTCACGAAGGCGCGGAACGGGAAATGTCTATTGGCGTCAACATTCAGCTTCCTTTCGAGCAGTTTGCCAATCCGATCATACTCGGCGACCAGAAGCTGATGACCATGAAGTACTTCTTCACCCGAAAACTGATGTTCGTGAAAGAAACGGATGCCGTGGTGTTATTCCCCGGGGGTTTTGGAACTCACGATGAAGGGTTTGAAGTTCTGACACTGATTCAAACGGGCAAAAGTCATATGTTCCCGGTTGTATGTCTGGATGAACCGGGCGGGACCTACTGGAAATTATGGGATAATTTCATTCGCGAAGAATTGCTGGCGAAAAAAATGATTTCGCCCGCGGATCTTTCGCTGTACAGCGTTACAGATGACGTGAACGAGGCCGTTCGAGAAATTCAAACGTTTTACCGAGTGTACCATTCAATGAGATACGTTCGCGGTGAACTCGTTTTACGCTTGAAACAATCGATATCTCCCTCCACCCTGGAAGATATTCGCGCGGAGTACGCCGATATCTGCCCTAGTGGCAATTTCGAGTTGACCAAGGCTTTGCCCGCTGAGGCCAATGAACCGGCCCTAGCCGATCTGCCGAGACTGAAATTCAAATTTGACCGCAGGGCTCACGGCCGGTTGCGCCAACTCATAAACCATATAAATCGGGCTTGA
- the pyrF gene encoding orotidine-5'-phosphate decarboxylase: MAPATFSDRLYNSIREKNSVLCVGLDPRWELLPLDLRNSCHGLGLEKIARSYSNFCSEVIDIVAPYVPVVKPQSAFFEACGAAGILALGAVIDHARSKGLLVILDAKRGDISTTGEAYAKTAFTGADYEGQHYSLFAADSLTVNPYLGEDSLEPFLTEAEKVQGGIFVLLRTSNPGSGLFQNLICEGKPLYYHVADAISRWNYVTIRSHGYGSIGAVVGATNPRDLKELRSYMPGVWFLVPGYGAQGGTAEDVRESFDDNGFGAIVNSSRGITFCFKPDSKDWKAAIRLAVEKTNQQLNAVRSR; encoded by the coding sequence ATGGCTCCAGCCACGTTCTCCGATCGTCTTTACAATTCGATTCGAGAGAAAAACAGCGTTCTCTGTGTGGGACTCGATCCACGTTGGGAACTTCTGCCGCTCGACCTCCGAAATAGCTGCCATGGCTTGGGACTCGAAAAAATCGCCCGCAGTTATTCAAATTTTTGCTCTGAAGTCATCGATATCGTTGCGCCTTACGTTCCAGTGGTGAAACCGCAGAGTGCTTTTTTTGAGGCTTGCGGAGCCGCCGGGATTTTGGCGCTGGGTGCCGTGATCGATCACGCTCGTTCCAAAGGGCTGCTCGTGATTCTCGATGCGAAGCGGGGGGATATTTCGACGACCGGGGAAGCCTATGCGAAGACTGCTTTCACCGGAGCAGACTACGAAGGACAGCATTATTCGCTTTTCGCAGCGGACTCGCTGACGGTGAATCCCTACCTGGGCGAGGATTCCTTGGAGCCGTTTCTGACGGAAGCGGAAAAAGTGCAGGGCGGGATATTCGTACTTTTGCGGACGAGTAATCCCGGGTCGGGACTATTTCAGAATCTGATCTGCGAAGGCAAGCCACTCTATTACCATGTGGCGGACGCTATCAGCCGATGGAACTATGTCACTATCCGTTCTCACGGTTACGGCAGCATCGGAGCCGTGGTTGGTGCCACCAATCCGAGGGATCTCAAAGAACTTCGCTCGTACATGCCAGGCGTCTGGTTCCTGGTACCGGGGTATGGTGCTCAGGGAGGGACTGCAGAGGATGTGCGAGAAAGCTTCGACGATAACGGATTCGGGGCGATTGTGAACAGTTCTCGAGGAATCACTTTTTGCTTCAAGCCGGACAGCAAGGATTGGAAAGCGGCCATTCGACTTGCAGTGGAAAAGACCAACCAGCAATTGAATGCGGTTCGTTCGCGCTAG
- a CDS encoding ThuA domain-containing protein encodes MLKRCIAVLCLSLFAASALQADEKTKKLLLITDSGGFVHDSVGLAEKLLTELGPKYGWEVTCFRYTRDPEAVGKFEKRDEKGQVVKEAGTNKPLMVERKILDEYAERFEKITKVPVDKAHIGRINKQTLANFDAILFFTTGNPMTKEETKELVEWVKAGHGYAGTHCATDTLYNEPEYGELVGGYFNSHPWHQKIKLVVEDAKHPAGAPFAGSTEITDEIYQFKTPYSRERLHIILSVDVNTIDLTKKDVKRTDKDFAVSWCHEVGKGKAFYTSLGHRKEVWSDPRFQKHLFGGLDWAVGRIAADATPSLSKR; translated from the coding sequence ATGTTGAAACGCTGTATTGCCGTTTTATGTCTGTCGCTGTTCGCGGCGTCCGCTCTTCAGGCGGATGAAAAAACCAAAAAATTGCTGCTGATCACGGATTCCGGCGGATTTGTGCACGATTCCGTGGGCCTTGCGGAAAAACTGTTGACGGAGCTCGGACCCAAATATGGCTGGGAAGTAACCTGTTTCCGATATACTCGCGACCCGGAAGCCGTCGGGAAGTTCGAAAAACGGGATGAAAAAGGCCAAGTAGTGAAGGAAGCCGGTACAAACAAACCTCTAATGGTTGAGCGTAAGATTCTCGATGAATACGCCGAGCGATTCGAGAAAATTACGAAAGTCCCAGTCGATAAGGCCCACATCGGCCGAATCAACAAGCAGACCCTGGCAAACTTCGACGCGATCCTTTTCTTCACCACGGGTAATCCGATGACGAAAGAAGAGACCAAAGAGCTGGTGGAGTGGGTCAAAGCCGGGCACGGCTACGCGGGAACGCACTGTGCCACGGACACGCTGTATAACGAGCCGGAATATGGCGAACTGGTCGGCGGCTACTTCAACAGCCATCCCTGGCATCAGAAAATCAAGTTGGTTGTCGAGGACGCCAAGCATCCCGCCGGTGCCCCGTTCGCGGGTTCCACGGAAATCACGGACGAGATCTATCAGTTCAAGACGCCCTATTCTCGCGAGCGTTTGCACATCATCCTGAGTGTGGATGTAAATACGATCGACTTGACAAAAAAGGACGTCAAACGAACTGACAAAGATTTCGCGGTTTCCTGGTGTCACGAAGTGGGTAAGGGCAAGGCCTTCTACACATCCCTCGGCCATCGCAAGGAAGTCTGGAGCGATCCGCGATTTCAGAAGCACCTCTTCGGAGGCTTGGATTGGGCTGTAGGTAGAATTGCCGCCGATGCCACACCCAGCCTGAGCAAACGATAG
- a CDS encoding transcriptional regulator, whose protein sequence is MFSVRIGFLAAIPLLTALLWFVLPADLRSEKGIFLTSGLASILILACGLFLTRTVETFRTWVQNDVLNVPEKKRDPLFGPAKLRYLDLVRDRDQALQERQVVLDAVDSHLIALNLLMGVKQSAARGLDSLPGSLTELRNLLQTLRSRMQVNQSLLQGIPVPVVVTDDQGRLLSMNQLGEKCLALNPGNMAARNIDEFLVMPNGKASALARSEVHTDLAELSLSGQKKPIRFFHGKVPHPERKNLSCWVITDRSQELAEKDSMVSNAAKEARLSTLQQLIRDNLVAELPLAETLQAKCRLALGEVKQSADKSQLISRIGGIRQDLDQWMGRLRLWESLYRVEWTELDSLDLNEITAEEVLQDSIRSLSSLTSAKRVTIQVANKGAGWLCADSSGLFNALRGLLEFAIRASSGERVEVRVDKLPGTAELSEGWVVYEVLGEWKKDWLPAIADGEFDWESLLVEQPGREALLGYLVAARVSRTLNGFLRAEESPDGRRIFGLYVPTRLPEQKVVQAGLEIGPIEELCLGWKLGMAV, encoded by the coding sequence GTGTTTTCAGTTCGAATTGGCTTCCTGGCTGCGATCCCGTTACTGACCGCACTGCTTTGGTTCGTGCTGCCAGCGGATTTGAGATCGGAGAAGGGGATCTTTCTGACTTCCGGTCTAGCATCCATACTCATTCTTGCGTGCGGGCTCTTTTTGACCCGAACCGTAGAAACCTTTCGAACCTGGGTACAGAACGACGTTCTGAATGTTCCTGAAAAGAAAAGAGACCCGTTATTCGGTCCAGCGAAACTCCGTTACTTGGATTTAGTCCGAGATCGGGACCAGGCTTTGCAGGAGCGCCAGGTTGTTCTTGATGCTGTGGATTCCCATCTGATAGCCTTGAACCTTTTGATGGGGGTGAAACAAAGCGCTGCACGAGGTCTGGATTCGCTGCCTGGGAGCTTGACCGAACTTCGTAACTTGCTTCAGACCCTGCGTTCCCGAATGCAGGTAAATCAGTCGCTGCTCCAGGGAATTCCCGTTCCAGTAGTCGTAACCGATGATCAAGGGCGGCTTTTATCGATGAACCAGCTGGGCGAAAAGTGTCTGGCACTCAATCCCGGAAACATGGCCGCACGCAATATCGATGAATTCCTTGTGATGCCGAACGGAAAAGCGTCGGCTTTGGCTCGTTCGGAGGTACATACGGATCTTGCAGAACTTTCTCTTTCGGGTCAGAAGAAACCGATTCGGTTTTTCCACGGCAAAGTGCCCCACCCCGAGCGTAAAAATTTGTCGTGCTGGGTGATCACCGATCGTTCTCAGGAATTGGCCGAAAAAGATTCGATGGTTTCTAATGCGGCCAAGGAAGCCCGGCTTAGCACTCTTCAGCAGTTGATCCGAGATAACCTGGTGGCTGAACTTCCTCTGGCCGAGACACTTCAAGCGAAATGTCGATTAGCGCTCGGGGAAGTCAAACAGTCGGCTGATAAGAGCCAGTTGATTTCGCGGATCGGCGGAATCCGGCAGGACCTGGATCAGTGGATGGGCCGTTTGCGACTCTGGGAGTCGCTCTATCGAGTCGAGTGGACGGAGTTGGATAGTCTTGATTTGAACGAAATCACCGCGGAGGAGGTTCTTCAGGATTCCATTCGTTCGCTTTCCAGCCTTACTAGCGCTAAACGAGTTACGATTCAAGTAGCGAATAAAGGCGCTGGTTGGCTCTGTGCCGACAGCTCCGGATTGTTCAACGCGCTTCGCGGCCTGCTTGAGTTTGCCATTCGGGCCAGCAGTGGTGAACGCGTGGAAGTGCGGGTAGATAAGCTTCCCGGGACTGCAGAATTGTCCGAGGGTTGGGTGGTTTATGAAGTTTTGGGAGAGTGGAAGAAAGATTGGCTGCCAGCCATTGCGGATGGGGAATTCGATTGGGAATCGTTGCTAGTGGAGCAACCGGGAAGGGAAGCCTTACTCGGCTATCTGGTGGCAGCTAGAGTTTCCCGCACACTGAATGGCTTCCTACGAGCGGAGGAGTCCCCAGACGGCCGGAGAATTTTCGGTCTGTATGTCCCGACCCGACTGCCCGAGCAGAAAGTGGTGCAAGCAGGCTTGGAAATCGGCCCGATCGAGGAGCTCTGTTTGGGTTGGAAGTTAGGTATGGCTGTTTGA